From Pyxicephalus adspersus chromosome 7, UCB_Pads_2.0, whole genome shotgun sequence, a single genomic window includes:
- the ARL4C gene encoding ADP-ribosylation factor-like protein 4C, with protein sequence MGNISSNISSFQSLHIVMLGLDSAGKTTVLYRLKFNELVNTVPTIGFNTERIRLSNGAAKGISCHFWDVGGQEKLRPLWKSYSRCTDGIIYVVDSVDSDRLEEAKTELHKVTKFAENQGTPLLVIANKQDLPKSLAVAEIERQLALQELSPSTPYHVQPACAIIGEGLTEGMDKLYEMILKRRKTLKQKKKQR encoded by the coding sequence ATGGGGAACATCTCCTCCAACATCTCCTCCTTCCAGTCCCTGCACATCGTCATGCTCGGCCTGGACTCCGCCGGGAAAACCACCGTCCTCTACCGCCTCAAGTTCAACGAGTTGGTCAATACCGTACCGACCATCGGCTTCAACACCGAGCGCATCCGGCTCAGCAACGGGGCTGCCAAGGGCATCAGCTGCCACTTCTGGGACGTGGGGGGGCAGGAGAAACTGCGCCCCCTATGGAAGTCATACAGCCGCTGCACAGATGGCATAATATACGTGGTGGACTCTGTGGACTCCGACCGATTAGAGGAGGCAAAGACAGAACTGCACAAGGTCACCAAGTTCGCCGAGAACCAAGGCACTCCTCTGCTGGTCATTGCCAACAAGCAGGACCTACCCAAGTCCCTGGCAGTGGCTGAGATCGAGAGACAGCTGGCACTGCAAGAACTGAGCCCATCCACCCCTTACCACGTCCAGCCAGCCTGTGCCATCATTGGGGAAGGGCTGACTGAGGGCATGGACAAACTCTACGAGATGATCCTCAAAAGGAGAAAAACCCTCAAGCAAAAGAAGAAGCAACGATAA